The following are encoded in a window of Candidatus Methylacidithermus pantelleriae genomic DNA:
- a CDS encoding VOC family protein: MPVRVFGCNHIAIEADDMEKAIAFYQDVFGLELLKEGEGDAFFRLGEHQFLAIFRVDQIQPDRKRHFGIIVRDERQLAEVRRKVTEEYGLSLEPPFRCDFRDPFGNRIQVVTLEDESLVWLLPYREVQSLGIRFEEV; the protein is encoded by the coding sequence ATGCCAGTACGGGTCTTTGGTTGCAATCACATCGCCATTGAGGCAGACGATATGGAAAAGGCCATCGCTTTTTACCAGGATGTTTTCGGCTTGGAACTCCTGAAGGAAGGTGAGGGGGATGCGTTTTTCCGGCTGGGGGAGCATCAGTTTCTTGCCATTTTTCGGGTAGATCAGATCCAGCCGGATCGGAAGCGCCATTTTGGCATCATCGTTCGGGATGAAAGGCAGCTGGCAGAGGTTCGTCGCAAAGTTACTGAAGAGTATGGCTTGTCCCTGGAGCCGCCATTTCGTTGTGATTTTCGGGACCCCTTCGGGAATCGGATCCAAGTGGTCACCTTAGAGGATGAATCGCTTGTGTGGCTTTTGCCTTACCGAGAAGTCCAGAGTCTTGGGATCCGGTTTGAGGAAGTATAG